ACCTGGCAGTTTTGCAGTCATCTGATGTACCACTGTAAACTGTTGGGTTGCAAGACAatgggagaggggaagagatagTATTTGTACACAAGTCAATTCTCCATCTGTTTGGCAGAAATTCTGATCTCAGAAACTAGacatggtgctgtgttcctatgCTTGTTCAATAATCTGTCATCATTATAACTGGGCGATACCTTGTTATTTTATTATTTAGGTATTCAAAGGCAGTGATGGACAAAGTGTTGGAGATGGGAGAAGGCATCAAAGTTACAGATACAGCAGTCCGCACCAAAAGGGATGATTTGATTGCCAATAAGCTGAAGAAAAGAGAGCTTTCAAACAACAATGCTAATGGTTAGCAAATTAACTTGACAATTTCCTTCACAATATCATttgctttattttttaaaaatgaattgcaTTTTATTCAGTGATTGTTAAAATTGTATTTTAGAGATAAGTGTTGCATTTTTTACATTTAATTTTGACAGAAATGCCCTTTTTAAAATAAGTTGTCTGGCTACAGGGAAAGagagtgtagaagttgggaaaAGGATAGCTTTTTCAAAACACGTGCATGTGGCCTAAATTATCCATTTCTCTACAAGAGTCCATTAATTCACTTCGTGAAGTGTTAACGGTGGCTCAGAGATACCGCTTTTGTTTCCAAGTCAGACTGAACAGATTGAAATCCAGTCCAGAAATTTGACCATGTAATGTAAGCTGATGCTGATACTGTAGGaatgttgcattgtcagaggtcTAGCTATTCCACTGACTCATTGAACTGAAGCTTCAGGTGGACCTAAAATATCCCTTGATACTAGTAGGAGCTGCACagtggagttcttgcaggattcTGGCTCGCATTTAGCAGTCAACTAATTGGTCTTTCAGTAATTTTCCATTTTATCACTGAAAATGGCACCTTGTTGCAAATTGGCTACCATGTCACCCTGACAGTGAGTGACCTCTGAAAAGAACTGTAGAAATAGGAGCTCATCCATTCTTCCTTGGTTCTGTCTGAATTGATGTTGCTGTCAGTTTTATTGTTTCGTCCATTAAGGCAAGCTATTCATGTGATCTGTTATTCAACGCATAGAAAGGAACAACTTTATAAATGTTTTTATTCAATGTCCTCGCCAATTTGTTTTCTCAATGAAACATTTTCAGTGTTATCTCAAGACTTCAAAAACATAAGAGCTATCCAGTTGTACCTATGTATGGTGTATTGTTTTAACTGAACCTTGGAAGAAAGTAGTGATcttgaatttctgtttttgaccaTTTTTATAtatggtttaacaaggaattagACGTGACTTAAATTGGGTGTGTTGTGCTTCAGCTCCCAAATAATGTTTCACTTGTTTTTACAACAAGGTGATTGCTGtgcttgttatggaccaggccaaaccCCCCCAAATATTTCATGAAGGTAGCTGAGAtcctaaccttttcttattttaaaggcagatgtgaagtgagggctccaggtgtgatgcagctggtcaaaccacttggctttaagcaaagcagattttatttaaacactacagttgacaCACTAACAAAAGAAAGTGGAACTTAGAATAACTGTTTTAAAACCTAGTATACATCCGCCACTTACACACggaccccaccccaccaccagacATATATTTTCCTCACCACCCTATCCGCTTttcgtaaagaccattccctccgcgactcccttgtcaggtccatgccacccccccccccccaccaccaccaccaacccacACTCTCCTCCTGATACCTTCCCCTTCCATTGCAGAAATtccaaaacctgcgcccacaccttccccctcacctccgtccaaggctccaaaggagtcttccacatttgtcagagttttacctgcactttcacatgtgtcatttactgtatccatcgCTCCTGATGATGCCTCCCTtatgttggggagacaggacgcttaCTCGCAGAgttcttcagagaacatctccagagcacctgcaccaaccaactgcaccaaccaaccccaccgccccgtggctgaacatttcaactccccctccgccaaggacatgcaggtcctgggccgcctccatcacactcccgtaccacccgacacctggagaaagaacgcctcatcttctgcctcaggaccctccaatcccatggcatcaatgtggattcatcggtttcctaatttccccttccctcaccttatcctagttccaaccttccaactccgtACCGCCCTcataacttgtcctacctgtccatcttccttcccacctattcactccaccctctcggacctatcaccatcacccccctccccacctccatctacctatcacactatcagccacctcccccaccaccaccaccaccaccaccacttcaactcacagcctcattcctcatgaaggacttttgcctgaaacatcgattgtcctgctcctcagatgatgcctgacctgctatgcttttccagcaccatacactagactctaatctccagcatctgcagtcctcactttctcctgttctaAAACCCAATACAGTAACttaactaattaactgttccaatacagtaacatcccataagtaCCCATTGGCAAAAAGGTAACTTCAAACATAAATTCTTATAGTTGGGCtggaacaacatccagagagatttcagagaaagtcagaggaaTCATGTAATGAAGCTTGAAACACTTCTGTACTCTCACATCTTGTGACTGCGAcagcttaaaaaaaaacactagaAAAAAATTGAattggagaactggccactccccttccattgtttaGCTGTTACCCCCAGACCctttggcacctctgcctttacgaccTCTCTTCAAAAAGAAACACCAGTGGCAGCATGGTCACATGCTTGTATGAACATTTATTTCTCTATATTAGAGATTTCCTTTTAGCTGCTTCTTTGAGATTGCCAGAATAATTTGAGAGTCATTCTGTTTTATGGTGCTGGCCCAACTAGAAGCCAAGTTGAGACTGTGAAGCAAAAGCACAATACAGAAATAAACTCAAAAAATGCTGCAAGTTcccagtaggtcaggcagcatctcaggaaagaaacagagataacATTAACGTTAAGGTCATTTACCCAAGaggttgactttttttttctctgaagaGGATGCCTGACCTGCTCAGAATTTTTCTTTAAATGGTCGGAACCAATTTTAGTTCTGAAGCTTACAACATCAGTGGGCAGACGCTTTTAAGTGTCTGGGCTGGAATCATGTAGCTCCTCGAAATAAGATACAAGTTATTATTCATGCTGTTTAGTGTTAAGCTTGACTGTCTCTTATTTACTGATGTCAGTGAACTTCCTCTTAAATCTCATTTTAATAAAAATAGCGAAGCACACAAGGCCCACATGAAGAATTGCACTTCCAAAGCTATTAAATGGACGTGTTTATTTTATACAAACGTGAATTATCTTTAAATTGTAACTGAATAAAATTAAGTAGAATGAAAGGATTGCAGTGGACAATGTGCTGATCCTGTAAAGATTCCAGTGATGTTGCTGAACCATCAGGAAATGTGATTCTACAGTTTTTTAATGCCAATTTCTGTCAGCTGAACAGACAAGCAAGTGATTTTCTATCCTGAATAGCAGCAACTCCTGAGTCAAATGCAAGGACATGCCTGGTATTCTCTGTTTTTGTGTTCATTTTTTTCGTAAGGGAAAAGAGATTTTATTGTTAGGCATTTTAACAGAGTTTCCCCAGTAAATCTTAGTTTCATTTATTTCAGCAATACAATGCATGACCAAAAAGGGGTCTTTATCGTGTGTCTCACAATGAGACCACATATGAATATTATTATTAAGACATGTTATTTATAATTTCACTAACAGTTCAGATACACATACAAATTGGAAGCAGAAATGGCTCTTGGCCCTTgaacctgctctaccattcaataaaatatagCTGACCTGATTATTCCATTTTCTAGTGATAATCTTTCACccccttatcaaaaatgtatctactactgccttaaaaatattcacaaaCTTTGCTTCTATAATCTTTTGAGGAAAAGAATTCCAAAATTCACAACATACCAGACAAAGCAATTTCCTCAGTACCACTTCCCTAATAATTAGTACATTCCTGAAATACTCAATGTTACCTGTTCTGGTATAGACTGCAGGTAAATGTCATGACAATACTAATTTTGCATAATGTATCTAGCATCGATAGGTAAAATGCAAAATTTACATACTTGCTTTTGAACAAAGGAAAGGTGAGTACTAGGAAGAGTCAATTAAATGGAGCTgatcaattttccacattgcatcTTTGAATTATAAACAATCAATTGAGtttgtttttgaaaaaaatcatGTAGAGTTGGGGAGCTTAAATTCCAAAGTCCAGGGAGACTCCATAAATCCATAAAGTAGAAGTCTTAATGTCACTATAAACTAGTGACCTTAAGAATGtgattcctttttttaaaaaaatcagccaTTGTATATCAATAATCCTTTTAAATATTATCTATTTCAACTGGTAGCTTTTAAAAGAAAAGAATGAAATAACGCTAACCCTAGTCCACAACTATGAAATcttatgccttttaaatgtgtttGGACACTAAAAACTACTCTTCAATTTGAAGCATATTACACTACATAATTATGTTTATTTtaacagaaaagataaaagaacaaCTTCCTATGCCAAAAATGGCGGATGAGAAAGATACTTGCATGGAAATTGATACAACACCTGAATGCACTGGAAACGGCAGCCAAGACATCGACGACACCAGGATCCCAGGCCTGGATGGCTTTCCTGCTAGTGGACCATCAACTCCTGTATCCGAACCTCCGGTTGAAGTTCCAGTCTGTATGGCACCATCCACCAGTTTGAATCAAAAGGAGGTCCGACAAGTCTCAAAAGAGACTGGAGTGAAGAAAGTTAGTGCTCCTGCACAGGTTCCTGTGAACCAACAGAAGACACTGCTGCATCAGCCTGACACTCCAGCGCAAGCCAAGAATTTCTCATCTAATTCTGCAGAAGTTAAGCCCAATATTCAGCCAGACATTGTTGATCGCCCTGCCTCAATGGGCAATTCCCAAAAGGCTGTACAGCCTCCTGTTTCGGAAAGCTGCAAGACCCCCATAACAGTGGTCAGTTTAACCCCTGAAGCTATAAAAGAGAAGCAGACATTTTACAACAAACTCTACAAAGCTATAGCTTGGAAGTTGGTGTCGGCTGGTGGTTTCAGCAATGAGCTTAACCATTTGAACATTTTAACTAACTGCATACAGTCAGTAAAGGGGACTCTTGAAAGTGTGTGTGTTCCCCTGAAAGATATTTCTGAATTGCATTTACCACAAAGTTCTGCACGTGAAGGGATTGTTTGTGAACTAAGGTGCAAGGCTGTCTATTTGGCAACAGGATATGGCAAATGTAAAGTGAGTGCCAAAGACATGGCAGCAAAAGAGGCAATGAAATTGTTCTTGAAACATAGGGTTACGGTGAAGATATGTAAAAGAAAATTCAAAGGAAGTGAAATTGAGGATTTAGTACTTTTGAGTGAAGAGTCCTATCGGTTAAACCTAGCTCCTGCATTAGTCAATCCCTCAGAACCTAGTACAAGGTAAAAAACAGAAGCATTTTGTAAATATTTCTAATGAAGTAATTGGAAaagtgctttgtgtgtgtgtgtatatatttagaAAAACACAACAGAATTCTTGTATTACTTGTTGATTGTAAAAGGCACATATTGCAGTTGTAGTTAGTTGTTCATTTTGTTTGAGAGAAAAACTGCAGTGCCTTACAGTTTCTAAAATTGAAAGAAATATTATGGtcaaaagttttttttctggGCTATTGGTGCAAATCTAATATGAATAAGTACTATTGATCTTGAAGTCTCCTTCAAGTTAACATAATTAATGTTCTTGTGACTACTTGAATTattttaaaggaaaaagaatgtgtcttgctttttttttgtaaagtgTATAACAGAGCCTCTTTGATACTCCATCATTGTGTCCAGGTACTGATTGAAGTGCCCTCTTATTCCATCCCAGCAATATAACTTAATTTCAAAAGAACACTGTCTACCTACCCCTGAAGGATAACCTCCACAATATATATTTATAAATTATCAGATAAAAGCAAAattctgcagatgctagagatcgaAATAGCAAAGTACTGGTGAAAttcagatctggcagtatctgtggaaagtgagctgatgtttcaagtccagtgactcttcaatCATTAGAAAATGTTTGAATTAATTTGTTAGCTATCAATTGATTCAAAAGTGCTGGAAGTGTAGGCTTATGGATTTGGTCCCTAAAATCTAGGTAAAAGCACTGAAACTGAATAAAAAATAGGATGGTCATTTAaccaggaggagaaaagattcagTCATCTGACCAGTCTTTTGGCAGCCTAGCAAGTGAGCACACCTTTGGTCAGAGAACCATGAATACTTCAGACTAAATAAAAGTCAGAAATAAAGCACACTACTTATTTCAGGGTGAAGATTATGAACACACCATAGTGCTGCTTTCATTAAACTTAAATTTAACTACAAGACTGATGTTTCAAATTAGGTGGACCATCAAGTGAATTTTGTTTGCAAATCAGCCAACTTTATTTTGATTGAACAAGTATCATTCCTAACCCTAAACTGATATGGCGGTCCACTAAAAACAATGATCCAACTGACATAAATTCTGAACTTGATTTAAAATTACATATTCAGTTCTAAAGTTTGCTTTAAATGAATTTTATACAACCTAATGCAAGATATATCATTGCCTGTTCTTGGCTTCTCACTTTTCACTCGAGACAGAAATGTTCACCCTTTTAATATTTTATTTTCTATTGCTTGTAAACATTATTATAATCTGTCATCTTCCCATTAAAGAAACACAATAGCATCATCAAGTGTCCAAATGATTATGTAGAATTAGTTTAAGATTTTTTTTACTTGTgtgaaattttaattttttttaatatatagttTCTGCTTCTAGTTTGTTAATTTAATGTGTCAGCCAATATTTCAATGTCTTACCCACACATTTAGTCAAGGTAAACATTTGATACCATTGCAATTTTAAATAAAACCAATTCGGAACTTACAAATTGAAATACTTAGATATTGAATTAATACGACTACTGTGTAAGATTGCAGATGCTTTCTTATTAACAGAATCACCAGAGCAAACTATAGACTTTGCAAGTAGTTCTAGTCCATGAATGTTGTTGCATCATAAGGAATAACTGTTAAACCTTGTATCAACAGCTGAGTTTAAATGATGGGAACTGAAAGGCAGACGTGTACAAGTTACGGAATGGATGTAGCATTGAAATTGAACCCAAAATAGTTAGTGTCTTAATTTCTTGAAATAATTATCTGAATGAGACCTTTTCAATACCTGACAAAAACATGTGTAATGTGAAGTATAATTGTAAGATTTTCAATGGACTCTAtgatcaaaatatattttaattcTGTTTTAATTGATACTGTACATGACTTAATGAGCAGGCTATTAACAAGCTAGGCAGTGGAGGGAAGAGACCAAAGATTTTCATTGTTGCATTATTTTGTGCTTTCGTTTGAATGCAAGGTTTTGGCTTTAACCCCCAAGGTCATAGCCTACATTCATCAGATGATTTTGGTTAATTGGAATGGATTAGGGAAGTTTTTGTGTGTTGTCTGTCTCTTTTCACTGTTGAAAACAGAAGTGAAGTGATAGATTTTTTTAATCATTTGTGATGAATTGTGTAGGAAGAGTATTTTTAATGACATACCATCAGGGTGATCAACTGGCATTTAGAAGCACAGTTgattggaaggttgtttttcaatTCAGAGTAACACCATCAATGTGAGTTCAGTTCCCTttctggctgaggttaccatcaAGGACTCTTCCCCCTcttaatctttcccctcacctggTAACCTTCCAGTTAAAACTCTCTCTAACAAAAGAACAGCCCTGTGCTCTGGAAGGATGATGGTAACTTTATCTCTCAAAGTCTTTCTAAAATGTGATGTCAACAATGAAGAAACTACTGCTCCTGAGACTTAACTACTGACTTATATAAAAGTTTAATATAACCATCCTGGTTTTAAACCTTTTGAATCCTCTGTAGTGAAAGATAATATAAAGGTAAGGATTCCATAATGTACAAATGTTAAAGTAAACAAGTCCTTTATTAAAGATTAACGTAGAATCAAGGATTAGCAGACACATTACTGATTTTGGGAGAAATTAGACAGCTAAAGtaattcacagaattgttacggtGTAgtagaaggctattcagccctatATGCCTGCGCTGCCAGTCAGAATGAGCATGTCTCTTAGTGACGTTCCCCAGCTCTTTTGTCATAACTCTGTACATTCTTTCTATTCAAATAGCAATCTATTTCCCTTCTAAATgtgtcaactgaacctgcctgtACTATACTGTCCAGCAGTTCATTCTAGATCTCACTTCATCCTTCTCTTTTCCAATGAGAACAACACTAATTTCTCAAATCTAACTTCACTAGTGAAGCTCCTAATAATGGAACCAAATTCGAGAATAGTTTTGCAATTTCTCTGTTACGTTCAgctccttcctaaagtgtggcaCTAAGAATTGGACACACTTAAAATTTTCTTGGGAGGATGTTTTTGAATTCAGGTTATATGGAAGGTTTAAATGTAATGGAAAATGGGTTTGCATCATAGACATTGAGAGACATCACCCCCCCTACCACACATTTTTACAATATTTACAACACAAAGGGCATTCTTCTCAATATGTTCATGTCTTTGTTTATGCTTTGTTTATCCTTCTATCAAACTTCTTTAAtaatatggagaccagaactgttcacagtctTTCAACAGTGTTATAATTATGGTGTTGTGCTGATTGAACACAAGTTGCCTGATTTTCAGTTCCACCCTTCGAGAAATGAATCCAAGGTTTTGTGTATGTTTTTCTTTGTTAACCTGTGTTACTAGTTTCTGATTGTCTGCCTATTTCACTCAACCCCCTGCTCCCATCTTCTGTCCTCTTAACACTTATGTTCCAAGAATATGAGGCCTCATTCTTCACACAAAAATGTACCACCTCATAAGATGTTGAATTGCATTTGGCAGTGACACACAAAAATCAAAGTTTATTAATTACTTCCTCTATCTTGTCCTCATCTTCCTCTCTGTAAGACCTTCCTAAAATGGTGCACCAAACCCCTAATTTTGTAATTGTATTTTTGACTCTCAAGTTTAGTTTAAATTGTGTGTCATGATTTAGAGTTGCTGttgttggacaggggtgtacaaaattaaatatcacataacaccaagttatagacaaacaggttcatttgaaagcactaggttgtggagaataagaatgtaagacacagaatttatagcaaaatttatTTTACAGtgcaatgtaactgaaattatatattgaaaaagacctggattgtttgttaagtctctcactttttagaatgaccatgttggtttcagttctttcatatgtaaatcacaaaacatttttttaaaagttacattctcaagtgaactttaacaattggtgtaagttgacccagataatgtattgaaggtgtgagcttccttgtgtgaggctgtctgtgccacaatggtcagactgatgctaatctaaaaaacggatttacaaaatcttacatggattcatgtagtttttgagcaaggtaaaatcagtctgaccattgtggcacagacagcctcacacagggaaactcacaccttcaatacattaactgggccgacatgacaccagtagttaaagttcacttgagaatgtaatttttaagttttgtgatttacatatgaaagaactgaaactaacatggtcattctaaaagatgagaggcttaacaaacaatccaaatCTTttctcaatatataatttcagttacatcatactgtaaacttttgctataaattgtgtcttatAATCTTATTCTCCTCTCTGACTCTGAttagaaaaaaaaatttaaaaccacccaatgaaggagcagggctcagaaagctagggcttccaaataaacctgttggactataacctggtgttctgtgattttgaaCATTGTTTGTGTGAATAGTGAACAGCAGTGGTCCAAGCAATGATCTCTGAGGAACCTAATTTTTGCCACTAGTGAAGGGTTCTATGCAGAAGAGTGTTGCTCCATTTAAAATTAATTGAAATTTTCATCATAGAATAGTTCAAAATAATCCAAAGCTTAATTGTAAGCATTCATCTTGCAGTACTGAAATAATCGAGCTTTACTTAAGCAATTTTAATATCTGTACAAGAGTATGTCAATGAAAAATGCTTTTTTGAGCATGTGTACgttaaaaaatgaaaaaaaatgacagGCAGAAATCAGAACTGAACCTTAAAAAGATTTTTCTATTCTTGACTCTCTAGGGATCCCAGTTCTGCTTCCAGCTTTGCGATCCAtctaaatgttttaaatataaatGCCAATGTTCTGTCATTTTTCTAATTAAAAGATGTAGATGAAATGTATATTGATCTACAGACAGTTGGACATTTTGTGTTGTGAACAATTTAAGCTAACTTGATGTTATTGAAGTTAAGTAGACTTTCATTGACCAGAAAATTATTTCAGAAAACTCAGCATTTCAGGGAGTATCTGTGGAGCAAGTAACAGAGTTAATATGGCATTTCATGAGACTTGGCTACAAGATGTTTAATTTTGAATTTTCAAATTATTATTGCTTTTGTGTGTGATATTCCAAGTGACTACTTTAATTAGGTTAAAACTGTTTTGTACTGAATCCCTGTTACTGTTTATTTTAAATACACAGCAGTTAGTTAATAGCCCACAAATATAGTTAAATAAATTGAAAATTGAGTTGATGTTAAGCTTTTATGTTTTCAAACTTGAATAAAATGTTACAATCTCCAAACAGACCAATAATGATTAAACAAAATTCCATGTTTTAAACAACTTTTACAGTGACAGATTTCAAATTAAAAACACTACTAATAATATATTTCATAGGTCCCTGTAACTACATCAAAAATCTGAACAGAACTGCTCCCATCCTACTTTTACTTTTAGCCAAGAATCCCTTTTAACATGAAAGTTTTGGAGTGGTTACTTAATTCTCCTGGAACCAATCATAACCAAATGAGTTGTGAGAATGCCCAGGAATTCAGTGATCCTCTTTCATGTCCCAGGTTTGGATCTTAAGACTTTGAGAATTCTCATTTTCTGCAAGGATTCCATTGTTGATCTCTTATGTCTTCAATAGGTTAACTTGATAGCActtcatttctcatcagtttAGATTTTTCATTCTGAGCAAGGTCTCAGTTGTAATTCCTGTGCAGTAACTCCAAATCAGAAATACCCCTGGTTCCTGATGACCACCTTGTTCCTCCTTGCATGGGGTAGGCACAGAGTAACTGTCTCTCAGATTGTGAAGACAGAAATGTATTAAAACAGGAATCTTCCCCTCTCAGCCATCCCCATGGTCATGTGATAGCTGGTCGGTTTCAGAACCAGTTGAACTTTATttctcagataaaagaaaatttaaaatgtaaaaccCTCCATGTTTACAAGTTGCTATAAAGCCATCCTTTATTTTGGTGTAACTACATGAATAATTTAAACCTCTCTTGAGCCTACAGTTCCTTGAAGAGAGAAGTAATATTGTTCAATTTTTAACACTCACATTTCACCATCTTGATGCACTTTGACCCATGGTTACCCCATGCCTGTCTGTCAGATATCTAGACTAATCTTCTTTCTTCTATCTACATTTAAAATCAGACTCCAGAACCTCCCAGAATAATATAAACTTGAAGTTATAATTGTAGTACATAATTTTTAAGATTATGCACTTGTAACAATGAGCCGTGAAGTGATCAAGTGCTAACACAGCTAAAGAGAATGCATGGTATGTTGCTGTGGCTATCTGTGTCATTGTGAAAGTGACTTAACAGCATTCTGTCTGTGTAGAATAATGGGTTTGTTAAATGATTGACATAAATGCATAAATGTAAATCCTTCAGGTGGGTATGAAAGTAACTAAAGGGAGGTTAATGAGACATTTCCTAAAATGTGAATGTCAAATTACGTTAGAGTCAGACAACATGGAAACCGACCTTCCGTCCAGGCATCAAAAAACaaatgcccctcatgtctttttaaaatctttctcctctcacgttAAAAATCTattctctagttttgaactcgcccaggcctagggaaaagacccttggcATTTATCTTAACTATACTTATCATGATTCTGTAAATCTCAGTAATgtcaccctcaatctcctacgctccagtgaaaaaagtcccagcttttcCAGTCCTTTTAtatttcaaaccctccattcctggca
The DNA window shown above is from Chiloscyllium punctatum isolate Juve2018m chromosome 2, sChiPun1.3, whole genome shotgun sequence and carries:
- the cdkn2aip gene encoding CDKN2A-interacting protein; this translates as MAAAKGSADLVSEFLQQNRRLADWVETVKGHHEPENHWRARREFILHNLKPEQRESGTEPEPGLGTDQLLALSMVWANHVFMGCRYSKAVMDKVLEMGEGIKVTDTAVRTKRDDLIANKLKKRELSNNNANEKIKEQLPMPKMADEKDTCMEIDTTPECTGNGSQDIDDTRIPGLDGFPASGPSTPVSEPPVEVPVCMAPSTSLNQKEVRQVSKETGVKKVSAPAQVPVNQQKTLLHQPDTPAQAKNFSSNSAEVKPNIQPDIVDRPASMGNSQKAVQPPVSESCKTPITVVSLTPEAIKEKQTFYNKLYKAIAWKLVSAGGFSNELNHLNILTNCIQSVKGTLESVCVPLKDISELHLPQSSAREGIVCELRCKAVYLATGYGKCKVSAKDMAAKEAMKLFLKHRVTVKICKRKFKGSEIEDLVLLSEESYRLNLAPALVNPSEPSTR